The following DNA comes from Caldisericota bacterium.
CAATCAAAATAGAAGATGAGAGGTTAAGTATAGAATAATGAAATATAAATACATTTATGGCCCTGTACCCTCACGAAGATTGGGTATTTCTTTAGGTATTGACCCTATTCCATTAAAAGTTTGCAGTTTCGATTGTGTTTATTGTGAAGTAGCAAGAACAACTCTCCTTACCACAGAGAGGAAGGAGTATATTTCTTCTGAGAAAATTCTTTTAGAATTGAAAAATTTTTTAAAGAAATCCAATCAACATATTGATTATATTACTTTTTCAGGCTCTGGCGAACCTACATTGAACTCAAAAATCGGCTATATGATAAAGAAGATAAAAAAGTTTACCAATATTCCTGTGGCAGTTTTGACCAATGCATCTTTGCTTTACAGAGAAGATGTAAGGGATGAGCTTCTTAACGCAGATCTTGTAAAGTGCACGCTTGATGCCGCAGAAGAAAAGTATTTTAAAAGAGTAAATCAACCCGAGCAATCTCTAACAATCCAGCATATTGTTAACGGAATTATAAAATTCAGTGAAATGTATAAAGGGAAACTTTTGATTGAAGTGATGCTGGTAAAGGATGTAAATGATACAAAGGAAAATTCCCGCGCACTGCATAAAGTGCTTAAAAGGATTAAAGCTAACGAGGTACAAATAAACACTGTAGTTCGCCCACCTGCTTTTGGTTTTGCCAGGTCATTGACAGATCAAGAATTAGAGTTTGCAAGAAAGATTATCGAAAGCAATGCTGAGATTATAAAACCACTTGATAGAAAAACGAATAAGGCATACAGAGCAGATTTAGAAGAAGCAATTATTGATAGCATAGCAATACGCCCGCAAACAATTGACGACCTTGCGAAGGGACTCGGTGCTCACAGAGATGAAATTTTAAAATATATTGAGCTTCTTACAGGAGAAGAGAAAATTATAGAAATAGACTTAAAAGGAGAAAAATTTTACAAGGCAACATCAAAATTATCCGAGTAATAAATTCTATTCTTACTCTGTTTCTAATCTGATTTATGCTTAAAAGTCAATTTTTAATCAATAATTTATCCCCTATTTTATCCCTTAAATAGTTAGCCGTTCGCTAAGAAAACTTCCTGCTATCAGCCCGATACAAAGCCCATTTCCTGGCAATATCATGCATCATTTTGCTACAAATCTTTAAACCTTATTTTATATGATTTAGCAGCAACTTCCTTCATAAACCGTTCTACTAAATCTTCATCTATACTAATATACATTTCTGCTTCTTCGCCGAATTTTCTCTTAAGCACCTCTGCCCCGAATTTATCCAGCATATACATTACTAATCGAGATTCATTATACGGAAAGCTTAAAGAAATTTTTGTAAAAATCTTCTTTTCCACAATACCTGCAGCTTCAATCGCCATTTTTGCAGTATCACCATAAGCGCGAATCAACCCGCCTATTCCTAATTTAATACCTCCAAAGTATCTTGTCACTACAATCACTGTATTTGTAAGACCCAAGCCCTTTATTGTGCAGTATATAGGATTCCCGGCACTCTTTGATGGCTCGCCGTCATCACTAAATGCAAAAAGTTCTTTTTGTATACCAACCGAATAAGCAAACGCGTTATGGTTTGCATCTTTGAAGTTTTTAGATACTTCTTTTATAAAATCTTTTGCCTGCAATACATCTTGAACTGGCGCTGCAGAACCCAAGAATTTAGATTTTTTGATAACTCGAGAAACAGAAGCATTCTTTTTAATTGTTTTATATTTCATTAATCATCAACCCTCAACTTGTATTTCAAACTTTTCAGTATATAGTCCTTGGTATTTAGCGATAAATCGATAATCAGGGTCTCTTACATCTTTATTTTCTTTAATTTTTTCATATCTTCCCTATTTATCTAATTTAAAAAGAAATATTAACTGTCTAAGAATGGGATGTGTGTCTATTAATTATTAAAATTACTTAATCTAAACAAGAAAAAGCTTCTAAAAAAAATTTAAAACTCATAATATGTTTTGTCTCAAGATGTCTTTTTTTAACTTCTTCATAAAAAACATGGTGTTTAAGGTATTCGGGATTACCTTTGTTGTATGTAAAACGACCGTTATCATTTAATAACTTTCTCAAATATTTTTCACTAAACTGCGCTCTATTTAAATTTTCAGGAGGATATTCCG
Coding sequences within:
- a CDS encoding radical SAM protein — encoded protein: MKYKYIYGPVPSRRLGISLGIDPIPLKVCSFDCVYCEVARTTLLTTERKEYISSEKILLELKNFLKKSNQHIDYITFSGSGEPTLNSKIGYMIKKIKKFTNIPVAVLTNASLLYREDVRDELLNADLVKCTLDAAEEKYFKRVNQPEQSLTIQHIVNGIIKFSEMYKGKLLIEVMLVKDVNDTKENSRALHKVLKRIKANEVQINTVVRPPAFGFARSLTDQELEFARKIIESNAEIIKPLDRKTNKAYRADLEEAIIDSIAIRPQTIDDLAKGLGAHRDEILKYIELLTGEEKIIEIDLKGEKFYKATSKLSE
- a CDS encoding YigZ family protein, which encodes MKYKTIKKNASVSRVIKKSKFLGSAAPVQDVLQAKDFIKEVSKNFKDANHNAFAYSVGIQKELFAFSDDGEPSKSAGNPIYCTIKGLGLTNTVIVVTRYFGGIKLGIGGLIRAYGDTAKMAIEAAGIVEKKIFTKISLSFPYNESRLVMYMLDKFGAEVLKRKFGEEAEMYISIDEDLVERFMKEVAAKSYKIRFKDL